CTGGAACAACAGTCATCCACTTGGCATTCACCCGTTTTGCGACTTCGACTGAGTCTTTAATGTCTTTTAGAACTGAATTCCAAACATCTTTATCTTTACGAGTAAATGTAAGCTTACCAATGGAACCGTGTGCTACAAAAACACCCATCTCCATATTCAGCTTGTCCATCGTGTCTGCTATTTGCTGCTGGAGCGCTTGGGGTTTCTTTTTCATTCCGTTATCTTCCCAGGCTGTGAAACCCTGGTCAGCGGCGAATTTCAATTGATCCAGGGGATCATTTCCGGCTGCGTTTCTGAACATGCCGAAGTGAGGAGCGTATTTCAGGTGAAACGGTTTCTTATCGTCTGATTCACCAGCTTGAGTTGTACTTCCCACAAATGCAGCAGTGCTGCCTGCAATAACGCTGTTTTTAAGGAACTCTCGGCGTTGCATATGTTTGGCTCCTGATTGTGAATTTTAGTTCGGTTGATTATTGGGAGATAATTATTCTAGTCAAAGTGCGCAGGGGATGCACCTGATTTGTCTTGGAATCGTTTCAAGTGAGCAAAAGTCAGTCATTCTACAGTGAGATTGCTATTATGAAATGCTGAAAACTCAGTTGAAAACGTGCTCAGGAGAGGCTCGGGAGTCGGATGACGACCAGAATTCCAATGCAGGCCAGGACGACGAGAGTCGTTTTGAGGGGCATTGAAAGCGGAGAAAGAATCAACGTCGCTGTAATGATGATGACAACGATCGAAATCGCCTGGATTTTTACATTCATTCGAATGCCACCATCCTGCTGCCAGTCTTTTAAAACTTGTCCCAAAATCGGGGAACGTAATAAAGCGCGATTCAATCGAGGTGATGTCCGGATTAGAAAAAAGCTGGTCAAAAGGAGGAACGGAGTCGTAGGAAGTACCGGTAGCGCAACACCGAGAACACCTAACACAAAAAACACGAGTGCAAAAAACAGATAAGCTGCTTTTTTGATACCTGTTACTGTGGGAACGGAGACTTCATCAAGTGTGTCTAAAAAAGCAGGATGGATTTCATCAAACGCAATTCGGTCCAAGGTCATTCTGGGACTGCTTGAATCCTTAGAGAGTTTTTTTTGCGGTTGAGAATCTCTGATCATGTAAATAAAGGTCTGTATTATTTGAGTGCAGAAATGAATAAAATATTTTAGCTGAATTCAGTCTTAGAACAAGATCGAACTTTTTATACTATTCTCTGAGGTAAATCCCGCAGTCTGGTTGACGTTGAAAACAATCAAGGATTATTTCGAAGGTTGCATACCCCCTCGAATGGATCCGGCTTTTGTGTTTCCATAATTATCTGCAAATAGTGGATCGAGCGGACGGCTATTAGGGACTGACAACCAGACACGTAGCAAATGTCTCTTTAAACTATCTTCGTCAGCGTCTTCAAACTCGTCGCGGCGATGAAAGATTACCCAGTTATTCAAAAAGAGAAGGTCACCTGCTTCCTGCTGAAATGTAACGTTCAATTCTGGTGATTCCGCCAGTGTTTCCAGTTGACTCAGAGCATCTTGTTGTGCCTGTGACATTTCAGGCAGATCAGGAGAAGCATATGCACGATCAATGAGTACACGTAAGAAACTGGCTGCAAAATGTCCTTCGTGAACTGAAAAAATTGGTTGTTGGCAGAATGGTTTTTGGTTACCTGTATCAACATTATGACGCAGATAATAAAAAGGCTGCATCAGAACATTAGCCAATTCAGGGCATTTGGTACGCATCTCATTATAGAGTGAAACCGAGCTGACAAGTTGATTGTTACCGCCGGAAACAGCGGGTTGGATACAGAGAAATCCGATAACATCGCAACGGTCAGTATGAAAACTGAGTCGTTTGCGTGTGTTTGGCCCCCGCGCCTGTGCTTGTCCCACCTGATAGCCTTCGTCCCTGACATGAAACACTTTTTCTCCAGTGGCACTTTGAGAAACTGGTGTTCCCAAATGAATCGAGAGTAACCAGAAAAGGCTCTCCAGCTCTGATGAAGAATAATTCTCGACAGGGAATCGTTTTAATTGACAGGCTCCTGAGCCATATTCCAATTGATGTTGAATTTGTTTTAAAACGGGACTTAAGTTTGGCAGCGGGAATTGTGCTTTAGAAATCTGATCGAAAGTCAGTTTTTCTTTTGAAATCGTATCCAGCGCTTGTTCCAGATCTTGAAGCTGTAGTTCATTAAGATGGATCAACCAGTCTTGTCTCTGAATCAGCTCATCACCTTTCCAGGCTGCAGGGATTGA
The Gimesia aquarii DNA segment above includes these coding regions:
- a CDS encoding YbaN family protein, whose amino-acid sequence is MTLDRIAFDEIHPAFLDTLDEVSVPTVTGIKKAAYLFFALVFFVLGVLGVALPVLPTTPFLLLTSFFLIRTSPRLNRALLRSPILGQVLKDWQQDGGIRMNVKIQAISIVVIIITATLILSPLSMPLKTTLVVLACIGILVVIRLPSLS
- a CDS encoding TauD/TfdA family dioxygenase, yielding MGILSDDQLPGPFSIPAAWKGDELIQRQDWLIHLNELQLQDLEQALDTISKEKLTFDQISKAQFPLPNLSPVLKQIQHQLEYGSGACQLKRFPVENYSSSELESLFWLLSIHLGTPVSQSATGEKVFHVRDEGYQVGQAQARGPNTRKRLSFHTDRCDVIGFLCIQPAVSGGNNQLVSSVSLYNEMRTKCPELANVLMQPFYYLRHNVDTGNQKPFCQQPIFSVHEGHFAASFLRVLIDRAYASPDLPEMSQAQQDALSQLETLAESPELNVTFQQEAGDLLFLNNWVIFHRRDEFEDADEDSLKRHLLRVWLSVPNSRPLDPLFADNYGNTKAGSIRGGMQPSK